GACCCGACCCTTGAGCGAGCGGGACAGTGCCCGATGCAGCGCTGGTCTCTGGTCGGGCGTCGCGGCGACGAGCCCCACCCCGTAGTCGCCGTGCAGCCGCCACGGGCCCCGGAAGCCCGCGTCCTGCAGACCCTCGTGCGCGACGGCGACCGAGGGCACCGACTGCTCGGTCAGCCACACGAGACACACCAGCTCCGTGGTGACGGTCAGGTCCAGGATGCCTCGCGCCTCACTGGCGAACCGCGGGTCCGAGCCGCGGCCCCGGAGCAGCCCGTCGAGCACCGCAGCCGCCTGCGCCGGGTTCCTGCTCTGGAGCGCCAGCTCCTCCCGGCGGTAGCTCTCACGCAGGATCTGGCACTGCACGTCCAGCTGGCCCCAGAGGGTCTGGCCGGCCTCCAGCAGGACCTCGGCCGGTACGCCCATGCCCTGCCCCGCCTCGAGGAGCTCCTCCCACAGCCGTCGTGAGCCCAGGGTGTAGGCGGAGATGACGGCGGCGACGGGGATGCCCTGCTGGGCCCGCCGCCGTCCGGTGTCGCGCCACACGTCAACGGCTCGGGGGCCCGCATCGGGGTGGCCGGCCAGCCGCTCGATGGCGGTGCGGATGTGTCGTCGCGTGCTCGCCCGCAACTCCGCGCGGATCTCGGGTGAGGCCTCGCCGTACCAGGCCTGCTCGGCATCCAGCACCTGCACGCTGATGCTGTCGGCGATCTCGGCCGACCGGGGCAGCAGGGCGGCGAAGGCCGCCCTGATCGAGGGGGTCGCGGCCGGGCTCTCGTCGAGATCGGGGCCGTGATCGCCCGGGCGCTGTCCGGTGGGCGGGTGTGGCATCGGACCTCGCTCTGCGGACGGAAGTGGGTGACAAGTGTCGTCGTGCACAGGAGATCTTGTGCACTGCGTCCATGGTGTGACACGGACCCTATCGGCCAGTCTCGAGCCAGAGCCGCACGAGGACGTGCGGCGACCCTTTCGAGGAAGGAGACCGTGTGGCGTCCCGACCCACGTCCCAGCCCGTGCTCACGATGGACGGCATCGTCGTCCGCTTCGGTGGCGTCGTGGCCCTCGACGGAGTCGACCTGGACGTCGGTCCCGGTGAGGTCCTCGGGGTGATCGGCCCCAACGGGGCGGGCAAGACGACCCTCTTCAACGTCGCCTGCGGGTTCGTCGCCCCGACGAAGGGCCGGATCCACTTCGAGGGCAAGGACGTGACCGGGTGGCGACCTCACGACCTGGTTCATCACGGCGTCGCGCGTTCCTTGCAGGGGCTCGGTCTCTTCAACCGGCTCAGCGTCCTGGACAACGTGCTCATCGGGGCGGAGCGCCACGCACGCGCGGGCTTCTTCTCCTCACTGCTGGCGATGCCCGGGGCGGTCAAGGACGAGGCAGCCCTGCGGGACCGGGCGATGGCGGTCCTCGACCGCCTGGACATCAAGGGGAGAGCGGGGGAGACGGTGGGCAGCCTGCCCTACCCCCTTCGCAAGCGGGTGGCGCTGGCCCGGGCCCTCGTGGCGCAGCCCCGGCTGCTCCTGCTCGACGAGCCCGCCGCCGGTCTCTCCGAGACCGAGATGAGCGAGCTCGGGGACATCATCCTCGACCTCGCCCAGGAGGTCTCGGTGATGCTCGTCGAGCACCACATGGACCTCGTGATGCGCGTCTGCGACCGGCTCACGGTCCTCGACTTCGGGCGGGTCATCGCCGCCGGGACCCCGGACGAGGTCCGCAACGACCCCGTCGTCCTCGATGCCTACCTGGGGGCCTCGGTCGAGGACCCCTCCGGGGAGGACGCGGCGACCTCGGTCTCCGGAGATGCCGCGACGACGAAGGGAGCGACCAGTGCTTGAGCTGCGCGGGGTGACGAGCAGGTACGGGCCGATCACTGCCCTGCACGACGTCGACCTCGTGGCCGAGGAGGGTCGGGTCACCTCGGTCCTGGGCTCGAACGGCGCCGGCAAGACGACCCTGCTGCGCACCATCTCGGGGCTGCACCCCGCACAGTCCGGGACCGTGCACTTCGACGGGCAGGACATCACCGGGTTGTCGGCGGACAAGATGGCCCGGGCCGGACTGGCCCACGTGCCGGAGGGGCGCGGGGTGATCACCGAGCTGACCGTGCGGGAGAACCTGCGGCTCGGGGCGCTGGGCCGATCGACGCACCGTGAGGCCGTCGCCATCGACGAGGTCTTCGACCTCTTCCCCATCCTTGCGGACCGATCCCACGCGGTGGCGCACACCCTCTCCGGTGGTGAGCGCCAGATGCTCGTCATCGCCCGCGCCCTGCTCGCGACGCCGAAGATGCTCCTGCTCGACGAGCCCAGCCTGGGTCTCGCACCCCGGATCAGCGCCCAGATCTTCGGCGTGATCCGAACGCTGGTCGACGAGCACGGACTGACGGTCCTGCTCGTGGAGCAGAACGCCCGCAGTGCGCTGTCCATCGCCGACACCGGTGTCGTCCTCGGACTCGGCAGGGTGGTCGCCTGCGACAGCGCCGAGGTCCTGAGCGCTGACGAGAACCTGCGTCATGCCTACCTGGGTTACTGACAAGGAGTCCCCGTGCAACTGATCAACACCCTCCTCGGTGGGCTGTCGCTGGGCATGATCTACGCCGCCTTCGCGCTGGCGCTCGTGCTCATCTGGCAGTCCACCCGGGTCGTCAACTTCGCGCAGGCGCCGATGGCCATGGTCACGACCTTCATCGCCCTGGAGATCATCGACGCCGGGTACGGCTACTGGGTCGGTTTCGCGGTGGCACTGCTGTGCGGCCTCGTGCTCGGCGCGGTGGTCGAGCGAGTGGTCATCCGCTACGTCGACCACGACAACCACATCAATCCGGTGATCCTCACCCTGGGACTCTTCATCGTCCTGCACGCGCTCGCTGCGATCGTCTTCGGGAGCAACTTCCAGTCCTTCCCCGCGGCATTCAGCCTCCGGGGTGTCGAGCTGGGAGGCAGGACCCTGGCCCTGACCCCCTTCAGCATGTTCACGATCCTCGTCGTCGTCCTGGTGATGGCCCTGCTCCGCCTGCTCTTCATCAAGACCGACCTCGGTCTGACCATGCGCGCCGCGGCCTTCAACCAGGAGGTCGCCCGCATCCTCGGGGTGCGGGTGAACCGGGCACTCACCCTCGGCTGGGCACTGGCGGCGGTCGTCGGCTCCCTCTCCGGCCTGCTCATCGCCGGTGGTGGTCTCGTCCACCCCGGCTACATGGACGGGGTCGTCGTGTACGGCTTCGTCGCAGCAGTTCTCGGCGGGCTCGACAGCCCCGCCGGGGCCGTCGTCGGCGGGCTGACGATGGGGATCGTCCTCTCGCTCGTCAGCGGGTACATCGGCTCCGGCCTCGTCCCGCTCGCCGCCCTGGTCGTGCTCGTCGTCGTCCTGCTCGTCCGGCCCGGCGGGCTGTTCTCCACCACGAATGAAAGGACGGTCTGATGGCGCGACTCACCGGCTCGACCGCGCTGCGCAGGGCGCTCATCGCCATCGCAGTGTTCATCGCCGCGATCTTCGTCATCGATCTGCTGTCCGACTTCCGACAGAGTCAGGCCGCCTCGGTCGCGTCCCTGGCGATCGCCGCCGGGGGACTGACGGTGCTGACGGGACTCAACGGCCAGCTCTCGCTCGGACACGGCGCGTTCATGGCCATCGGTGCCTACACGACCGCCAAGCTGCTCCAGGACGGACGTGAGGTCCCGCTGCTGGTACTCCTCGTCGCCTCCCTGCTGGTGACCCTCGCGGTCGGAGCCGTCGTGGGTGTCGCCGCAGCCCGGCTCCAGGGGCCCTACGTCGCCGGTGCCACCTTGGCGCTGGCCGTCGCGGTGCCCTCACTGGCCGTCCACTTCCGTGAGACGTTCGGCGGGGAGCCGGGGCTGCGCGTGTCCACGCCTGACCTGCCGCCCATCGCCGATGATGCGCTCTTCTTCCTCACGGGCACGGAGGTCGGGACGACGCAGTGGCTCGCCACCGTATCCGTGGCGTGCCTCGTCCTGACCTACTTCCTGCTGCGCAACCTCTCCACCTCTCGCGTGGGTCGGCAGTGGCGTGCAGTGCGCGATGACCCGGTGGCGGCCCAGCTCGCGGGCATCAACCTGGGACGCAACCGCGTCGTCTGCTTCGTGGTGAGCACCGCCTGCGCGGGTCTGGCGGGTGCGCTCATGGCTCTGGCCACCCGGGTGGCCGCGCCGAGTGGCTTCCACCTGGTCCTGTCCCTGACCCTGCTCATGGCTGTCGTCCTGGGCGGGATGGGAGCCCTCAGCGGTGCTCTGGTCGGGGCCGCGCTGCTGACGCTGCTGCCCACCTACGTGACGAATGTCGGCTCGAGCTTCGGGCTGTCCGACCTGCAGTCCGCCGAGCTCGCCCCCTTGGTGCTGGGCCTGACGACGATGCTCGTCATCCTCCTGGCGCCGGGAGGTCTCGTCGGTTCGTTGGCACCACTCATCCGTCGAGCGCGAACCTCGCGTTCCTGACCACGCCCCAACACCAGGAGGAATCACATGACCACAATCCGATGGAGGTCAGCGCTCGCCGCCGGCACGGCTGCTGTCGTGCTCGCCGGCTGCGGAGCCGGCGGACGCGAGTCGGGCGGCGGCGAGAGTGCGGAGGGCGACACCACCGGCGTCACCGACAGCACCATCAGCTTCGGTACGCACCAGCCGCTGACGGGGGTGGCGGCGCCGGGCTACTCCGAGATCAACACGGGGATGAAGGCCTACTTCGACTACGTGAACGAGGCCGGGGGCATCCACGGCCGGGAGATCGAGCTGACCGTCAAGGACGACGGCTACAACCCGACCAACACCTCCAAGGTCGTCGACGAGCTCGTCCTGCAGGACGAGGTCTTCGGGATCGTCGGCGGGCTGGGGACGCCGACGCACACGGCCGTCGTCGACTTCCTCAACCAGGAGGAGGTCCCAGACCTCTTCGTCTCCTCCGGTGCCCAGCTGTGGGGCAACGACCCGCAGGAGCGTCCGTGGACCTTCGGCTGGCAGCCCGACTACGAGATCGAGGGCAAGATCATGGGCCAGTGGATCAAGGAGAACGAGCCGGACGCCAAGGTGGGACTCTTCCTGCAGGGTGACGAGCTCGGTGGGGACGGCGAGAAGGGCCTGCGGCAGTACATCGACGACCAGATCGTCGAGCGGGTGGAGTACGCCTCGGGCAACACCGACGTGGGGCCCCAGATCTCGAAGCTCAAGGCCTCCGGCGCGGACCTGGTCGTGGGCTTCAACACCCCGAGCTACACGGCGCTGAGCCAGCTCACCGCTCGGACGCTGGGGTACGACCCGACGTGGATGTACACCAACGTCGGCTCCGACCCCAAACTCGTGGGCAGCCTGCTCTCGAAGTTCTCCGAGGGCAAGGTCGAGGGCGGCGGCGCCCTGGACGGCGCCATGACGACCGAGTACATCCCCGGTGTCGGCGAGGACAGCCCGTGGGTCGACCTGTGGGAGAAGGTCTGGAAGGAGCAGGGCGGCAAGGGCGAGCTGACGAACTACCGGGTCTACGGCATGTCGATGGCCTACCTGACCGCCTCGGCGCTGCAGGCATCGGGTGAGGACCTCACCCGTGAGCGCATCGTCGAGGTGATCGAGCAGGATGCCCAGAACTGGCCCGGGCCGCACCTGGCTCCCTTCCGCTACTCCGAGGACAGCCACCTGGGGATCTCCGGTGTGCGCATGTCGGAGATCAAGGGCCAGTCGACCACGCCCCTGACCGAGGTGCTCGTGACCGACATCGGCGACGCCGAGATCACCGCGGACCCGGATGACGTGGCCGCGACGGAGCCGCCGGAGGACGGCCTGCCGGATGTCGAGGTGACCGAGTGATCGTCTCCGGCTGAGCGGACCGATGTCGACGGTGGGGCTGCGGCCCCACCGTCGACGTGTGTCCGCTCTCCTGCCGTGCCGCAGGCGAAGGGAGGATTTCCCCTGTCGTCCCGCGTGCCCGTAAGATGGCAAGCACATCCAGTGTGTCTGGATGAATTCGCGTGTCCCACTTCCGGG
Above is a window of Janibacter cremeus DNA encoding:
- a CDS encoding PucR family transcriptional regulator, encoding MPHPPTGQRPGDHGPDLDESPAATPSIRAAFAALLPRSAEIADSISVQVLDAEQAWYGEASPEIRAELRASTRRHIRTAIERLAGHPDAGPRAVDVWRDTGRRRAQQGIPVAAVISAYTLGSRRLWEELLEAGQGMGVPAEVLLEAGQTLWGQLDVQCQILRESYRREELALQSRNPAQAAAVLDGLLRGRGSDPRFASEARGILDLTVTTELVCLVWLTEQSVPSVAVAHEGLQDAGFRGPWRLHGDYGVGLVAATPDQRPALHRALSRSLKGRVGTATCRDGLAGVVAAHHHAHAAATSLPEGTDAVADISERLPEALIAGSPELTALLVDETIRPLLHLEGVTREALLETLVAAVRHGGSPTAAAEDLVCHRNTVVYRIKRIEKLTGRSLEDPRDRLLLSLATIVIRQDVGSRDG
- a CDS encoding ABC transporter ATP-binding protein encodes the protein MASRPTSQPVLTMDGIVVRFGGVVALDGVDLDVGPGEVLGVIGPNGAGKTTLFNVACGFVAPTKGRIHFEGKDVTGWRPHDLVHHGVARSLQGLGLFNRLSVLDNVLIGAERHARAGFFSSLLAMPGAVKDEAALRDRAMAVLDRLDIKGRAGETVGSLPYPLRKRVALARALVAQPRLLLLDEPAAGLSETEMSELGDIILDLAQEVSVMLVEHHMDLVMRVCDRLTVLDFGRVIAAGTPDEVRNDPVVLDAYLGASVEDPSGEDAATSVSGDAATTKGATSA
- a CDS encoding ABC transporter ATP-binding protein yields the protein MLELRGVTSRYGPITALHDVDLVAEEGRVTSVLGSNGAGKTTLLRTISGLHPAQSGTVHFDGQDITGLSADKMARAGLAHVPEGRGVITELTVRENLRLGALGRSTHREAVAIDEVFDLFPILADRSHAVAHTLSGGERQMLVIARALLATPKMLLLDEPSLGLAPRISAQIFGVIRTLVDEHGLTVLLVEQNARSALSIADTGVVLGLGRVVACDSAEVLSADENLRHAYLGY
- a CDS encoding branched-chain amino acid ABC transporter permease, which translates into the protein MQLINTLLGGLSLGMIYAAFALALVLIWQSTRVVNFAQAPMAMVTTFIALEIIDAGYGYWVGFAVALLCGLVLGAVVERVVIRYVDHDNHINPVILTLGLFIVLHALAAIVFGSNFQSFPAAFSLRGVELGGRTLALTPFSMFTILVVVLVMALLRLLFIKTDLGLTMRAAAFNQEVARILGVRVNRALTLGWALAAVVGSLSGLLIAGGGLVHPGYMDGVVVYGFVAAVLGGLDSPAGAVVGGLTMGIVLSLVSGYIGSGLVPLAALVVLVVVLLVRPGGLFSTTNERTV
- a CDS encoding branched-chain amino acid ABC transporter permease, with the translated sequence MARLTGSTALRRALIAIAVFIAAIFVIDLLSDFRQSQAASVASLAIAAGGLTVLTGLNGQLSLGHGAFMAIGAYTTAKLLQDGREVPLLVLLVASLLVTLAVGAVVGVAAARLQGPYVAGATLALAVAVPSLAVHFRETFGGEPGLRVSTPDLPPIADDALFFLTGTEVGTTQWLATVSVACLVLTYFLLRNLSTSRVGRQWRAVRDDPVAAQLAGINLGRNRVVCFVVSTACAGLAGALMALATRVAAPSGFHLVLSLTLLMAVVLGGMGALSGALVGAALLTLLPTYVTNVGSSFGLSDLQSAELAPLVLGLTTMLVILLAPGGLVGSLAPLIRRARTSRS
- a CDS encoding ABC transporter substrate-binding protein; the encoded protein is MTTIRWRSALAAGTAAVVLAGCGAGGRESGGGESAEGDTTGVTDSTISFGTHQPLTGVAAPGYSEINTGMKAYFDYVNEAGGIHGREIELTVKDDGYNPTNTSKVVDELVLQDEVFGIVGGLGTPTHTAVVDFLNQEEVPDLFVSSGAQLWGNDPQERPWTFGWQPDYEIEGKIMGQWIKENEPDAKVGLFLQGDELGGDGEKGLRQYIDDQIVERVEYASGNTDVGPQISKLKASGADLVVGFNTPSYTALSQLTARTLGYDPTWMYTNVGSDPKLVGSLLSKFSEGKVEGGGALDGAMTTEYIPGVGEDSPWVDLWEKVWKEQGGKGELTNYRVYGMSMAYLTASALQASGEDLTRERIVEVIEQDAQNWPGPHLAPFRYSEDSHLGISGVRMSEIKGQSTTPLTEVLVTDIGDAEITADPDDVAATEPPEDGLPDVEVTE